AACAGTTGTAGGTGGAGAAAATCTTGACGGTCTCGTAGCCATCGGTGGCTGTGATAAAAACATGCCAGGTTGTATGATTGCGATTGCGCGCAGTCAAGTTCCGTCTGTTTTTGTCTATGGTGGAACGATTGCTCCAGGAAAACTTAACGGTAAAAATATTGACATCGTGTCCGCATTTGAAGGTGTTGGTCAGCATAACAAAGGAAACATCAATGATGAAGAGCTCCATCAAATTGAATGTCATGCGTGTCCAGGCGCAGGCAGCTGCGGTGGGATGTATACCGCAAACACGATGTCTTCAGCTATTGAAGCGATGGGAATGAGCTTACCAGGAAGCTCTTCCAATCCGGCGACGACTGAGGAAAAACGAGCAGACTGTGAAGCCGCAGGCACGGCCGTATATCACTTGCTTGAGAAAGGCATTTATCCGAAAGACATTATGACGAAAAAAGCGTTTGAAAATGCGATTACCGTCGTGATGGCACTCGGCGGATCGACAAATGCCATCTTGCATCTCATGGCGATTGCTCATGCTGCTGACGTCGACTTAACCTTAGAAGACTTTGAACGCATCCAGAAGGAAGTGCCTCATATTGCTGACTTACGTCCAAGCGGAAAGTATGTTATGCAACACCTTCATGAGGTCGGCGGCGTCCAAGCTGTGATGAAGATGCTTCTTGAAGAAGGCTATCTGCATGGCGACTGCTTAACGGTCACCGGCAAAACCATTGCCGAAAACTTAGCAGAAGCACCTGCGTTAAAAGAAGGACAGGACATCATCTCTTTAGACAATCCGAAGCGTAAAGACGGTCCCCTCGTTATTTTACGTGGTAATTTAGCTGAGGAAGGTGCCGTCGCAAAAGTATCCGGTTTAAAAGTTACATCACTTACTGGACCTGCCCGTGTATTTAACTCGGAAGAGGCAGCGACTGAAGCTGTCTTAAACGACAACATTAAGCCAGGCGACGTCTTAGTCATTCGATATGAAGGACCAAAAGGCGGACCAGGTATGCCAGAGATGCTTTCACTCTCGGCGATTCTCGTTGGGAAAGGGCTTGGTGAAAATGTAGCCTTGCTCACTGATGGACGCTTCTCCGGGGGAACGCACGGTCTCGTCATCGGCCATATCGCGCCAGAAGCGCAGGTCGGTGGAAACATTGCCTTGCTACAAGATGACGATATCGTCACTGTCGACAGTGAAAAACAATTAATTTCTATGGATGTCAGTGATGAAGAGCTTGCGAAAAGACGTGAGCTTTGGCAAGCACCAGCATTAAAAGTACAGCGAGGCGTTTTAGCTAAATACGCACGACTTGTATCTTCATCGGCAAAAGGTGCGGTCACTGATTTAGACGAGAGCGAACGATAAGCGGCTCGATTTGAAGCAATGGCTCTCCTTGTAGTACAATAAACGTATTGAACAAAAATGGAGGGATTACCATTGTCTTCTGCTTATGAAGAACATATGCGCCAATTGGTTATGCCAATGCGCCAGGAACTAGTCAATGCCAACTTTACTGAACTAACAACTGCTGAAGAAGTGGACAAGTTTTTTAATGGAATAGATGAAGCAGACTCAACACTTGTTGTCGTCAATTCAGTCTGTGGATGTGCCGCCGGACTTGCACGACCAGCGGCTGTCCACGCCATTAAACAAGAGGATGCACCAAAACACCTCGTCACTGTGTTTGCTGGTCAAGACAAAGAAGCCACTGAACGGATGCGTGAGTATTTCGGAGACATTCCTCCATCTTCACCATCTATGGCGATCTTAAAAGGGAAGAGCGTGCATCACTTTATTCATCGTCATGAGATTGAAGGCGCAGAGCCCCAAGAGATTTATGAACAACTTTTGCAAGCTTTTGACACTGTAAAAGGCGCATAAACACAAAAAAACTCCCCACAGCTAAGGGGAGTTTTTTCATCCTGCTACTATTCAGTGACCATAAGGAAAATAAAATAGACAACTGAAACGACACTCATCACTGTGAGTGAAAGATCCATAACATCCATCAAAAAACCTCCATACTTCAAAATACACAGTTTATATGACGTAAATTGTACCATGTTTTCAAAGGAAAGCCTATATCCAAATCACAGACAGGCAAAAATGAACATAGAATTTCGAACAATTAAACACAGTGACACAAATAAAGACAAACATGTTCTATACATAAATATTGATAAACAGAGATAAACCGGCGATTTGAGAGGGATATTTATAAATGAAGCAGCATTTACTCAGTAGCATACTCGGTGCTGGGCTTTTACTAGCTCAGCCCTCGGCTGATAACATTTCTATTAAGGTAGACGGTATGACAATGGATGTTGAAAGTGCAGCATTTATTGAAGATGGACGTACGTTCGTCCCATTTCGCGCAGTCGCTGAAGCGTTAGATGTACATGTCAATTGGAATCCATCCTCCCAACAAGTCACAACTCAATCTGACGAAGGTGTCGTGCGGATGACTGTTGGCAACACAGAAGCTGAAGTAAATAAGCAATCCGTTCATTTAGACGCACCGCCTATGATTCGTGAAGGTCGTACATTTGTCCCGATACGTTTTATCGCCGAATCATTAGGGACGAACGTGCAGTGGCAAAGCGATACACAAACAGTCAATATTACGACGGAAGCGACGGAGCTATATACACTTGGCTTTTACGGACTAGGGTCGTTCCAACAACGTGATGCCATCGCGGAGCTATCAAGTACGGCATTCACATGGGGGTCCATTTCTAAAGAAGGTCATTTCCAAATGAGTCGTTCCACTGATGGAAAACTGAATGATTATTATTGGCCAGAAAATCATCCTGATGCCAGTACCGATGAAATCATTGACCTGAGCTTGTCAAATGGGCGCGACGCTTGGTTTATGGTTCATGGAATCAATCGAGACCATATTGCGTCTTTACTCCACTCAGAGGCGAAACAAAAAGAAGCGATCGCTGAGATTGTGGCAGTCGCCGACGAAAATGATTTTTCAGGGGTTATGATTGATTTTGAAGGGTTTACTCCAG
Above is a genomic segment from Litoribacterium kuwaitense containing:
- a CDS encoding BrxA/BrxB family bacilliredoxin; the encoded protein is MSSAYEEHMRQLVMPMRQELVNANFTELTTAEEVDKFFNGIDEADSTLVVVNSVCGCAAGLARPAAVHAIKQEDAPKHLVTVFAGQDKEATERMREYFGDIPPSSPSMAILKGKSVHHFIHRHEIEGAEPQEIYEQLLQAFDTVKGA
- the ilvD gene encoding dihydroxy-acid dehydratase, producing MTQEKDLRIKSKVISDGGASRVPNRAMLRAVGFNDEDFKKPMIGIASTWSEVTPCNVHIDELARRSKKGADDAGGKAMIFNTITVSDGISMGTEGMRYSLTSREVIADSIETVVGGENLDGLVAIGGCDKNMPGCMIAIARSQVPSVFVYGGTIAPGKLNGKNIDIVSAFEGVGQHNKGNINDEELHQIECHACPGAGSCGGMYTANTMSSAIEAMGMSLPGSSSNPATTEEKRADCEAAGTAVYHLLEKGIYPKDIMTKKAFENAITVVMALGGSTNAILHLMAIAHAADVDLTLEDFERIQKEVPHIADLRPSGKYVMQHLHEVGGVQAVMKMLLEEGYLHGDCLTVTGKTIAENLAEAPALKEGQDIISLDNPKRKDGPLVILRGNLAEEGAVAKVSGLKVTSLTGPARVFNSEEAATEAVLNDNIKPGDVLVIRYEGPKGGPGMPEMLSLSAILVGKGLGENVALLTDGRFSGGTHGLVIGHIAPEAQVGGNIALLQDDDIVTVDSEKQLISMDVSDEELAKRRELWQAPALKVQRGVLAKYARLVSSSAKGAVTDLDESER
- a CDS encoding stalk domain-containing protein is translated as MKQHLLSSILGAGLLLAQPSADNISIKVDGMTMDVESAAFIEDGRTFVPFRAVAEALDVHVNWNPSSQQVTTQSDEGVVRMTVGNTEAEVNKQSVHLDAPPMIREGRTFVPIRFIAESLGTNVQWQSDTQTVNITTEATELYTLGFYGLGSFQQRDAIAELSSTAFTWGSISKEGHFQMSRSTDGKLNDYYWPENHPDASTDEIIDLSLSNGRDAWFMVHGINRDHIASLLHSEAKQKEAIAEIVAVADENDFSGVMIDFEGFTPEDKKLSSLYTTFLDQLDEALNKKQLALSVAIAPPNNFFSEYEYEQIGQIVDMAVVMLYDYHPEGDAHQRPEPMNLVKKGLEETLHFIPREKVLVGINLVHETPETMGEKIELANTYRTKGVSLWLLRQYTDDYQQAMSETTDDLKD